The segment TtaagtccctctcaaaaattctgtcccagtttctattgtaaaaagaaatagaaatctTACCGGGAGATATAACTGAATCCTTGTGGCGCCAACGTATCCctttgaggcaggaatcaggtcaaacataGTTCCCCCTTCTCAAAGAttgacaaattaagaaaaactatagagaaaccgaccgaggccgacataggctGCCTACATATTTCATTCTTGATctttcaggtcgaacgtagttcaaatacaagaaaatattaaaagggGTAAATAGGGTGACCAAAGCTAACATAGTCCGCCTACGCATCTCAttctcgagaattcaggtcagacgtagttcattacaGGAGGGATTAAaatttaagcaaaacaaatacaagaaaacataattattacAAGTAAATAACAGAAATATAAACCGCAGCTTCACACGTAGTATCTCTTGACGGCATTTGAGTTGATCGGGTTCGGCCATACAGTTCCATTCATCTCCGAcaggaccaaagcacctccagataatacTTTATAAACCATGTAAAGACCTTGCCAGTTTGGTGCGAATTTTCCTTTGTATTCATCTTGATGAGGGAAAATGTGCTTAAGGACCAATTGACCAACTTCTAAAACTATGGCTCTTACTCTCTTGTGAAAGGCACGAACCATTCTCTTCCTATACAACTTACCATGATAGACGGCAACTATTCTCTTATCATCAATCATAGTTAATTGATCAATCCGCTTTCTCAGCCATTCAACATTACTCAACTCAGCTTCCTGGATGATTCTCAATGACGCTATGTCAATTTCAGCAGTATGACTGCCTCTGTTCCATATAGTAGTAAGTAAGGCGTAGCACCAGTCGATGTTCTGACAGTCGTGAGGTATCCCAATAAAGCATATGGTAATATCTCATGCCAACCTCTAtgcttgtcaatcattttcctcaaaaatccttttgatattcttattggcggcttctacagctccgttcatttggGGACGATAAGTAGTTAAATTTTGATGAGTAATCTTAAATTGCTCACATATCTTTCTCATCAagtgactgttgagatttgcacaATTATTAGTAATGATGGATTATGGCACCTGAAATCTACATATCATATTGTTTTAAACAAAATCagccaccactttcttggttaccgacttgTAAGAAGCTTCTTCAACCCACTTAGTGAAATGATAAATGGCGACCAAAATAAATCTGTGTCCATTATAAGTGGCTAACTGTATcggaccgatgacatccattccccaagctacgaatggccaaggtgaactcatagaaTTAAGTTTGTAAGGTGGCACTCTGATCAAATCACCGCGCACTTGACATTTGTGACACTTTTGCACAAATTAGCAACAATCATTCTCCATTGTCATCCAGAAATACCCGGCTCATAGGATATTTCTTGCCAAAGTGAGCCCATTCATATGCGTACCacaaactccagcatgtatctgttcaataagcttCACAGCTTCAACAACATCAATACATCTTAgaagacccaaatctggagtcctcctataaAATAATTCTCCActtagaaagaaattgagagccacACGGCATATCGACTTCTTTTGGTTGGCCGTAGCATCATCGGGATAAGTTACAGATTCCAAATacttttttatatcaaattaccAAGGCAAACCGTCTGGTTCTGTTTCAACATGGAAATAATGGAGTGgatgttctttcaactctatatccAGAGGACCAATATAATCTGTGTCCAGATGTTTAATCATCGAAGCGATGGTAGCAAGAACATCGGCCAATTCATTCTGTACTCTAAtagtatgtctgaactcgatgTTACAAAATCTTTTGCACAACTTCTGCACGTAATGTACGTAAGGTATAATCTTTGGGTTCTTCACAACCCATTCTCCTTGGACTTGATGAATCAAAAGATCTGAGTCTCTAATAACAAATAACTCATAGACATTCATGTCGATATCCATTTTCAAACCACGAACACAAGCTTCGTATTTGGCCATGTTGTTCGTGCAATTAAATCAATGTTTAGCCGCCATGGGATACTGATGACAGGATGCTGACACTAAGATTGCTCCAATACCTTTAACTTGATGATTTGGCGCTCCAtaaaagaataatctccaacctggataCTCTTCAGAAATATcctcacccacaaatgacacttcttcatcatgaaaataaatcttaagcggttcatactcttcatcaacatgattttctgcaagatgatcagccaaagccTTTGCCTTTATCTCTTTCTGAATCACATACACATTGTCAAACTCACTCAAAAACATTTGCCACTTAACTAACTTTTCTGTTGACATTGCTTTCTAGAACATATACTTCAGTGGATTTATTCTGGAAATGAGGTATGTAGTATAAGAAGGCAAATAATGTCTCAACTTCTGGGAAAGACACGTCAAATCACAACACCTTCTCTCCTACAAAGTGTAACGAGACTCGTATGGAGTAAA is part of the Solanum lycopersicum chromosome 1, SLM_r2.1 genome and harbors:
- the LOC138343458 gene encoding uncharacterized protein, which encodes MAKYEACVRGLKMDIDMNVYELFVIRDSDLLIHQVQGEWVVKNPKIIPYVHYVQKLCKRFCNIEFRHTIRVQNELADVLATIASMIKHLDTDYIGPLDIELKEHPLHYFHVETEPDGLPWRTPDLGLLRCIDVVEAVKLIEQIHAGVCAWGMDVIGPIQLATYNGHRFILVAIYHFTKWVEEASYKSNIDWCYALLTTIWNRGSHTAEIDIASLRIIQEAELSNVEWLRKRIDQLTMIDDKRIVAVYHGKLYRKRMVRAFHKRVRAIVLEVGQLVLKHIFPHQDEYKGKFAPNWQGLYMVYKVLSGGALVLSEMNGTVWPNPINSNAVKRYYV